ATGCATGCCCAACAATCATGCAAGTCCAAGTCCTAACATCCTTAATTTTCACATTATCAAACAATAACTTAGCTTTTCTGATATCCCCACATTTTACATACATGTTCAACAGAGCATTCATTAAGCATAAATCTTCGCTAAAATCCGTCTTTTGACTTATCAGCTCATGAATCCATTCCCCTTTATCCAATGCCCCTAGATCAGCACAAGCCGATAGAGCAACAGTGAGTATTACCTGATCAGGCTCTACATCATCCATTTGCATTTGCCTGAATATCTCTATGGCTCTATTTGGTTTCTGGTTCTGGACATACGCCGAAATCAGTGAAGTCCAACACACAACATTCTTATTGGGTATTTCATCAAACACCTGATGAACATCAGCGACACTTGCAGTTGCAGCATACAAATTCATAAGCGATgtttgaagaaaaatgatgggTTCGTACCCAAGTTTAATGACAAGGCCATGGGCTTGTTTGCCTTCAGTGGCCAGGGAATTTTTAGTGCAAGCTTTGATGACATACAGTAGAGAGTAGCTATCTACTGCAGAAATCTTTTTTCTCAGCAAGTCAGAGAACAGCAAAATAGTCTTGATAGGATTAGACTTGAGGTAGCTTTTCAGGGTCAGGTTTGCTCTTGCTGGTTTAAGTTGTTTATGGAAATGGATTTGGGGCTGTTTTGCACTGTTAAAAGAATTGGCCACCTTGTGCAAGAATCTTATCATCTCGTCAAAATGTGTTGAACTACTTTACAGCGTCTTCATAGAGATAATTCTGCTGTTTTACAACAATCAGTCAAGGATGCCTGAATCTAAACTAGATGTGATCTCCTATATGAATAATCTATAGTCATTTCGCTCTAtttaagacaaaaaaatattattggaaaaaactaaaaacaaaaaatagaaagtgCTACTCGTAGGGTCATAGATCACTGACCAGAGTTAGATTTGAAAATTACTTATTCTAAACACATATTACAATTCCAATTGATGCATTTCTCTTTGTGACTGCATAGAAAGGCTCATAAACAATTTGTAGTAGAAATATCAACATCTTATATTATTATGTACTGTAGTGGATGAGACTGCTCCTTTCTTATCGGACACCGGGCACCGGGgcggaaaaaaagaaaagaaaaagaaagtgacTTTAATTTTATATCTCGAGGGAATTAACGGACAACTTCACTAGTAAACGACTGCAGGCAATTTGTCTCTGGATTAAACAAGAGGTTGAATGTTAGTTGAAGAATCAATTCCCGCCAAACAGAGAGGATCAAGAGCTCTCCAACAACGTCTATTCTCTCTCTTGCAGAATTGCAAATCCATTAAACAGCTAACACAAATCCACGCCCACATCATAACTAATGGCTCTACCCAGAAAAACTTCATTATTGTTAGACTACTTTCTCCGCTTTTAACATCTTACAATCTCAAATATGCCGACCAAGTTTTCCGTCATGTCCAAAGTCCAAGTACCACCCTTTGGAACCAAATTATCAGGGGACATGCCCGTAGCGAAAACCCACAGAAATCTGTTGAGCTTTTTAATCAAATGGAAAAATCAACTGCTACGCCTGATGGTTACACATATTCCTATGTACTTAATGCTTGCGCAAAAGGGAATTTGTTCAGGGAAGGTCAGCAGCTTCAtgggaaatttttaaaaaaatggtcTTTGCTAAATGTGTTTGTTCAGACCAATTTGGTTAATTTGTATGCAACTACTGGAGAGGATTACGGCATTCATGATGCACGgaaggtgtttgatgaaatgaATGAGAAGAATGTCGTGACTTGGAACTCATTGCTTTTTGGGTATTTTAGATATGGGGATGTTGATGAGGCTCTTAGAATTTTCGACGAGATGCCAGATAAGAATGTTGTTTCCTGGACGACCGTGATTGCGGGATGTACACAGAACGGAAGATGTCAACAAGCACTGGCTTTGTTCCGCATGATGCAAAGGCGCTATGTGGAATTTGATCAGGTGACTTTGGTGGCTGTTTTATCAGCGTGTGCTGAATTGGGAGCTCTGAATCTGGGGAAGTGGATCCATTCATGTGTATTTGAGTCCTCACAGTTTAGGAATGAGCCAGTGCTGGTGTCATTGTACAATGCACTTATACATATGTATGCTAGTTGTGGCGAAATAGAGGAAGCTTATAGGATATTTAAAGTGATGCCAAGAAGAACCTCAGTTTCTTGGACAAGTATAATCACAGGCTTTGCAAAACAAGGGTATGCGCATGAGGCTCTTACGATTTTCCAGCAAATGGAAAGCTGGGGAGGAAATGATGTTAGACCGGATGAGATAACGTTATTGGCTGTTCTGTTTGCTTGTAGTCATGCTGGTTATGTCAATGAGGGGTATCGGTACTTTAAATGTATGAAAGAAACTTGGGGTGTGGACCCGAGGATTGAGCACTATGGATCCATGGTTGATATGTTAAGTCGTGCTGGACTTTTCGATGAAGCCGTGGCACTTGTTGAGACAATGCCTATGAAGCCAAATGAGGCTGTTTGGGGCGCTCTTCTTGGTGGATGCAATATACACAAAAATGTGAGACTAGCTTCTAGTGTAGCTCAAAAGTTAGCTGTGGAGCTTGAACCTGATAGAGCTGCTGGCTACTTTGTGCTCTTGTCAAATCTATATGCAACTGATAAGAGGTGGCGAGATGTTGTCGTCACAAGACAGAAGATGTTTGGAATAGGAATGAAAAAGCCTCCAGGTCAAAGCAGAATCGAAGCTGAGGGTACCATTCACAGTTTTCTGGCCTGTGACCTAAATCATATGCATGCTTGTTCAGTCTATGAGATGCTTGGTCTGCTCACTGGTCAAGCCAAATTGCAAGGTTACCAGCCAAGTGTTTCAGAGGAGGAACTAATAGTTTGAAGTACATCCGTGACAATTTGCATTTTTGCATGGAGTGAAGCAGCACTTCTTCCACTGGAATCAAGTGTCTGGAAACACATCCCCTTTCACCCAGTTGAGCCTCATACCCCTAGTGATTTGCTGGTGGACAAGTAATTTGCATGGTACATCTTTTCCTTTCAGCAGTTGAATGGCAATGGGAAGTCTTCTTCTGGAGATGGGGAATAGGTATCTCCAGATAACAATGGTATTACAAGATCTGGACTACATCAACAAACACAATGTGAGAGTTCTTAAATATCTCAAATGGATGATGAAGGCATGATCACCCTTTGCCAAACAGCAGTTCAGCTACTTTATGCTTTTAAGCAGGTTTTGCTGAAGTTGAGTGAGGATTCAGCAAACTTGAGATT
This sequence is a window from Nicotiana sylvestris chromosome 3, ASM39365v2, whole genome shotgun sequence. Protein-coding genes within it:
- the LOC104238763 gene encoding pentatricopeptide repeat-containing protein At5g66520-like, yielding MLVEESIPAKQRGSRALQQRLFSLLQNCKSIKQLTQIHAHIITNGSTQKNFIIVRLLSPLLTSYNLKYADQVFRHVQSPSTTLWNQIIRGHARSENPQKSVELFNQMEKSTATPDGYTYSYVLNACAKGNLFREGQQLHGKFLKKWSLLNVFVQTNLVNLYATTGEDYGIHDARKVFDEMNEKNVVTWNSLLFGYFRYGDVDEALRIFDEMPDKNVVSWTTVIAGCTQNGRCQQALALFRMMQRRYVEFDQVTLVAVLSACAELGALNLGKWIHSCVFESSQFRNEPVLVSLYNALIHMYASCGEIEEAYRIFKVMPRRTSVSWTSIITGFAKQGYAHEALTIFQQMESWGGNDVRPDEITLLAVLFACSHAGYVNEGYRYFKCMKETWGVDPRIEHYGSMVDMLSRAGLFDEAVALVETMPMKPNEAVWGALLGGCNIHKNVRLASSVAQKLAVELEPDRAAGYFVLLSNLYATDKRWRDVVVTRQKMFGIGMKKPPGQSRIEAEGTIHSFLACDLNHMHACSVYEMLGLLTGQAKLQGYQPSVSEEELIV
- the LOC104238766 gene encoding putative pentatricopeptide repeat-containing protein At1g74400 translates to MIRFLHKVANSFNSAKQPQIHFHKQLKPARANLTLKSYLKSNPIKTILLFSDLLRKKISAVDSYSLLYVIKACTKNSLATEGKQAHGLVIKLGYEPIIFLQTSLMNLYAATASVADVHQVFDEIPNKNVVCWTSLISAYVQNQKPNRAIEIFRQMQMDDVEPDQVILTVALSACADLGALDKGEWIHELISQKTDFSEDLCLMNALLNMYVKCGDIRKAKLLFDNVKIKDVRTWTCMIVGHALHGQAEEALRLFSALEEENKSRSSKSRETKDQLLVPNDVMFIGVLMACSHAGMVEEGKRYFRSMNEEYGLKPRLSHFGCMVDLLCRCGLLNEAYSFILAMPIQPNAVIWRTLLGASGVQGNVELAAVARSKLGELEVSVVGDDVALSNIYAAKGMWEEKIMLRHEMRQRRTPGCSSVEVGKLHS